CCACAAATCCCAATTTCAAATACTAagttaaaaaatcatataaaaagttatatgaaaaattcaaagaagTGATTATTACGTTGGGGCAGGGGAATGAGTGGCTATCCACGTGTCCATAAATCGTGTGGGTTGAAGCGTGATTAGGAATGAATTGAAAGGAGTTCACAAGGAGTTGAAATTAGCTTGTTACTGATGATTGGTTGTCCAGTATGCGTGCTCAttcaattttgtattaaaatataaaaaaatattatattttaatttataattaaaaaattacaaaattttaatttaatatatgatttcataattattatCAATTATCGTTAAAAAAAACTGGTGAAATgttgacatttttatattttagcgtaaaatttagtaacttttttatgatttagtacaaaatttaatattttttttatatttttatataaattttagtgACTATTTATGTTGTTTATCTATCcactttattaattatgtcaatgataatttaattataaaattatatattaaattaaaattgagtGATATTTTAGTCACAAATTAAAGTTAaagaacctttttttttttttgcgctGGTGGAAAGTTCAGCGGCAATTCATATAATTGAGCCTTGACTGACTAGTCGGTATGACCTTCAATCTGTGCTCGACTCATGAGACCAATACTCTTTAATTGAAGCTTCCATGCAATTTACCGAAAGAATCTTTCTCTTTAAAAGCGTGTTGAACTCATTTTAGTTTATGGTTTCCTGAATTTGGATCTTGGAATATCTGgttgtttttaactttttagtAGTTCATTTGTTTGGTGTTCGATGGAAATGAAGTGGAACTCTAATCATCAgagggatgatgatgatgggtcTGAAGTTCCAAATCGAGAATCCAAACGACGATGTAGTTTGGCAGAGTGAGTGTTAATGTTTACTGTGTTCTTTGTTCTTGACATGGTTTTTAATGTGTTTCTGATGTTGGTGTAGTGTTGATGGAGATCCGATACGAGAGCATGAACTAGAGACGAAGTTGGAAGCCATGATGAAACGTGTGGTACGTAGAATTACATTCTCTTTCCTTTGAAGCCCCAACTCATATATTCATTGTACGTAGCATCCTTTTATTCCAACTATTTTGAAAAGCTATTATATTCATTGTATTTATCAAAAAACGAAAAGTTCTAAGTTAGTTGAAGTTTGGCGTTCTAACTTCTTCTAAGCTTGGTTATTGGAATGGACCTTGtcaatttttttccataaaagATGTCATATACTGAATTGTAAGTATGTACTTGAGTTCCTGGATATTATATGCGACTGCGAGTGAATAATAATACACGTGTGTGAattgtatattttgtattacTACAATGATTCTACACTATTACTTATTTGATTTGTCTCTATTCACTATTACTTATTTGTTTTACTGATGAGTACAGGGGGTATTGGAGAAAAAACTTGAATCCTTTCATCATTCAAGTTCAAGGTAAATTGTTTATGCCATGTGAAgtaatatttaactttttagTAATTCATTTGTTTGGTGTTCGATGGAAATGAAATGGAACTCCAGTCATCAGGGGGATGATGATGGGTCTGAAGTTCTAGATCCAAAATCCAAACGACGATGTAGTTTGGCAGAGTGGGTGTTAATGTTCACTGTGCTCTTTGTTCTTGACATGATTTTTAATGTGTTTCTGATATTGGTGTAGTGTTGATGGAGATGCGATGCGACAGCGTGAACTAGAGACGAAGTTGGAAGCCATGGTGAAACGTGTGGTACGTAAGATTACATTCTCTTTCCTTTGAAGCCCCAACTCATATATTCATTGTACGTAGCATCCTTTTATTCCACTATTTTGAAAAGCTATTATATTCATTGTATTTATCAAGAAGACGAAAAGTTCTAAGTTAGTTGAAGTTTGGCCTTCTAACTTCTTCTAACCTCGGTTATTGGAATTGACCTTGTCAAATTTTTTCCATAAAGGATGCCATACACTGAATAGTCAAGTACGTTGAGGTCTTGGATGTTATATGCGAGTGAATGATAATACACGTGtgtgaattatatattttgtgttacTACAATGATTCTACACTATTACTTATTTGATTTGTCTTTTCACCGTTACTCATTTGTTTTCCTGATGGGTACAGGAGGAATTGGAGGAAAAACTTGCATCCTTTCATCATTCCAGTTCAAGGTAAATTGTTTATGCCATGTGAAGTATTTGTCCTACAGACTTTCTGAGTGATGAAATGTCCTAGGGCTTCTTCTCTGATTGATACTTCCAGCGGCAAGGATTCAGGATTAGATCAAGTTTGTTTTATGTGACAGGCTCATAGTTATtatatgagttataagggccTTATATAAGATAGAACCATAATTGGCAAGATAGAATTCATGTGGCCAGCCCCCAATAATGGGAtcaaggcttgatatgttgttcttgtgtttttattgaattatgtagttcttttttttttatagttgttCAACTTGTagtattttgaaactttttgtCTGATTTTTCCTATCCGCAGTCTAAAACCTCGTGTTAACTTGTTGCAGATCATCATTTGATCCATCACAAAGAAGGGGTTTCCAATTGCATTTTGATGGCAAACTGCTTGCTACCACGTACACTTACAGCGGGATAGAATCTGAGGATAGTAAACCTGTTAAAATAGTTATATATGATGCTTccaataaaattataagttcTGGCCCTCTATCTTCAATGAAAGTTGGAATTGTGCCCCTTGATGGTGATTTTGGGGCTAATGATCAAGGGGACTGGACTGAGCAGGAGTTCAATGCAAAGATCGTTCATGCAAGAGAGGGCAAAAAACCATTGGTGACTGgggaattagaaattatattgagAAATGGTGTTGGTGAGATTAAAAATGTCAGCTTTACTGATAATTCAAGCTGGATAAGAAGTCGAAGGTTTAGATTAGGTGCAAGAGCTGTTTCAAGTATTCCCAATGAAGTCAGAGTTAGAGAAGCTAGAAGTGAACCCTTCATGGTAAAAGATCAGCGAGGAGAGCGTACGTCCTTCTTTGACTCTATTTCCTCATTCCCTTTTCATGGATAACTGATAACTCACTATGAAACGCTCATTCATGATTCAACATCTTAAGGAATACGCTAACATGTCTCCTCATCGTATCCAAATAAccttttgaaaagaaattatgaCATTCTATGGAGCTATGTTCCTAAAAGAATTTTGATTCATCCATAAGCATGCTGCACTTTATTCGATGGAGCTATGTTACTAAGAGGTCATTTTCCTCCAGCTTATAAGAAACGTCACCCTCCACATTTGGACGACGAAATATGGCGGTTGGAGATAATTTCAAAAGACGGTGTTTTCCATAAAAGGTTATCTGGAAAAGGAATTACCACTATTCAACACTTCCTGAAGTCATATTACATGGATCCATCTTCACTACGCAAGGTAAGGAACCCTCCCCTGCCTCTTAAGTGGCATGTTTATATAGATAAACTGGTATACAAGAAGTACATCTAACCTCTTTCTGTGGAATTTCAAGTTACTTGGTATCTCAGACAAGCGATGGAAGACAATCACAGAGCATGCTACTGCTTGTGTTCCAGATGAAAAATTGTATGCATACCACAGGGAAGGAGAAACACTTGTATTCAATTCCGTCTTCAAGGTTGTAGGCGGGATCTTTGGTGGCCAAATTTACCACTCTCGTGATGAGCTCTGTGCAGTCCATAAGGTGCGTACTACTAACCTGAAGCTTATTTAAATACAATTGCACCACCATTCTTTTCTCAGAACTACATAAATAGATATTTGTTTTGAAGTTATTTCCACGTTGGTCGAACTGCTTGTGACGCAGAGGATACCTCAAGATATGTCTATAGGAAAAGATGCAGACACATTTATAAGGATATTAGATGGtttatttttatcttgtttatcttttgttTGAACTTTAAAGGTATAGTTGGTTTAGGTTTTATTCTTTTCGTGAAGATGATTATTGTATCGTTGGattacatctctctctctctctctctcagcaaTCTGATGAAATTGTTGTTTAGTACGTTAAAATGGGGAAAAACTACGTACAAaacgagagaaaaataaattctcGTGTAGTTGTTGTTTGACAAGGTATAGCCTTTTAGGTGCTCCTCTATGATGACTTCTTAAGAGGTAAACTGCTCTTTTGTTTATGTTATCAGCATTTTTATTGTATATCTTTCACTATGTTCCTAAGTTGCTGCCtttttgttcaaatttgatcttcttctcttttctattATCAGGACTTGGTCGACAATATGACGATACACgcttacaaaaatatgaatgacTTCGTTCAACTTGATCAGCCTTGGTTATTTCACTCACTACCATCAAACTTGCTAGCTGATCAATTTGCTAATCCAATTGCAAGCCTGCAGCATTCCAACTTCGCAGGACTAAATCAAGGTATGGAAACAAATTTTCTTTATATCTGTTCTAGGATGTGTCATATTAGTAGAAGACCAATAAAGGCTCTTACGAGAAATAGATAGAATGGAACAAGTATTTGGATAAAGAAGTTGAGGAAGgctaagaaaaacttggtgcgAGACTCTTCAGTATGATATAACTTGTAACTGAAAACAACAAACGAGCTATAATCCTTATAGCCATCGCATAACGGAATTAAGGCTTGACATGAACACTAGGCATTCCCATGTCAAATTCACGAAGGCTAAATCCAAGTAATCTTGTATTGAAACGCAGACATGGCACTTTTCCATGGTGAAAAGAttgtccattttcttttccatcaaCTCTGATACAATTTATTTCCTTGATTAATGCCTTAGTTgagagttagaattcatgtatccGACCCTCCATGGCCAGATAAAAGCTTGTATGGCTGCATGgctatattttctttatacTACCCAGGACCGTATTCTTTTGTTTATTAGGTCAGCTGGATATACCGCCGGATTCCAACCTTTTCGCTTCCCCGGAATATACTAATGTCACACAAGATTACAGTTTGCCGGAAGGTTATGGGAACCCGTATTTTCACCCGACGGCAACCAGTTTTTGCAGCAATTGGCCTCCGTCGATGCAGATCGGTGAGAATTATCAGGCAGAAACATCAACTCGGGAAAGTAACGGATGGTTCTCTACTCAAAGCCGTGGAGGAGCAGGTTGGCTTCTGTCTTCAAAGAGTGGAAGACGCAAAGCTTGGTGGTTTATGATTCGCGCTGCCTTGAAGTGGGTGATGTCTCCCCGGCGGGCTGTGGCTTTCTAGGGAGTGGCCGGGTACGCCTTTGTGCCTGAATTTCTATAGTGCAGGGTGAGCTTTGGTAGCGATAGTGAGATTGTCCTTTTATGGTTAAAGACCACGAGAAGTTCGAGTTATAAAAGTAATTAATATCTTTGTAACAAGGTGAGGAAAATTGTGTGTACATTTTCCGACCTTAAGAAAGTTTAGGATCGTATTATGTCAAGCAAGCCACCAACTCTTTCTAGGAATATGTAAATTTTATGTTTGGAGTATCAATTGTTTGAAATGTAAGGTTAATTATGTATGAAAAATGACTTTGTTTGACTTTCAATTTTGGTGCTTATACTTTAGAGAATAAGAAATTAGATTTGTCTTAATACATTATGGTATATTAATTTAGGGTCACGAATGAGCGAACGACTTGGTGTTCGACTCGACAAAAACTCGTTCAAGTTTATTCATTAATGTAAACGAGTTaagtttgaatttaattttgaaactcaaTTTATAAACGAGCCGATTTTGAGCTCAGTAAAGGTCGGCTCGTTAAAATTCATGAATATATTTGATTAGAGCTTTGTAAATACTAATATGTTCAATTAGAGAGTTGTAAACATACTTGATTAAAAGTTTGAGAATAGCTCGTGAGCAATctcatttataaatacattaatatatttatttataatatataaatatattatttaatataaaattatcaaaactttaaattattataatagtataattaaattgaatatgtttaaaattattatatatattaatttaattatttaacataatatagtgtatatatataataaagcaaaataGCAAATCAAGTTTGAGCAAAATAACAAGTTTTGGCGAGTCCGAGCCTCCTGGATAACCCGAACTTTAAGACTCGAGCTGAGCTAGAATCTAGAAACTAGCTCGTGACCCAAGCTTGAGTTTAGTGAAGCTCAGATCAACTCTATTCAATTACATTCCTAATTTATGGTTGTATTGGATAATATCAACTatcatttctatatatatgtaagttaATATAtgaatcataaaaattatttataaatatacaatataaattttcacacaaaataACATTATAGAgacttaaaattatttagccTTATGAGAGAGATTTTGTTTCaccaaacaaaattatttgagtTCTATCTTTAAAACAATTTCATAATACCTTATAAttcacatatattattttgagattAAATTTAGTGGAAATGGCAAAAAGTAACCactattcaaatataaaattcctttttatcccatttttaaaaaaaaaacgtttctgtactttcaaacaaactaattacataatatagCCACTTTGTCAGATTCAActattagtttatttaaaaagttagaaagaaataaaaaataaacacaataatagtcaaatactaaaatacccctcaccccCTCATTACCCATTTCACCCACCCACTTCATCTCTCTCACTAAGCAACTGCCCACCGCCGTTGTGACAGCcactcgccgccgccgccgtcgCTGCCGTGACAGCCACTTGATCGCCGACATCAATCTCATTTTGGCTAAACAAGGTTAGAGTTTCTTTGTTGATTTTAATGAACAAGATGCTGGAAATGGTCGCCGACGACAAAGCTTCATCGGCGACCATGGAGATCGACCGGGCTTCGTCGCGAACGAAGACCCATGGTCGGGCTTCGTTCGCGACGAAGCCCGCTGTGCCCGACGGGCTTCGTCTTTGGGGCTTCGTTGCAGACGAAgctcgatcgggcttcgtctgcaaCGAGCCCCCTGCATCTCGACaaagctcgatcgagcttcgtctgcaaacgaagctcgatcgagcttcgtcTGCAGACGAAGCCCGGGGCTTCCTGAATCGAAGCCCTAACGGGCTTTGTCTAGATGAAGACGAAGCGTCCAGGAAGCCCGTTAGGGCTTCGATTCaggaagcccgatcgggcttcctGCAAACGAAGCTAGATCGGGCTTGGCCTGCAAACGAAgctcgatcgggcttcgtctagACGAAGACGAAGTGTCTTCTTCTAGACGAAGCCTGATCGGGCTTCGTTTGCAGGccaagcccgatcgggcttcgtctcactgcaacaaagcccgatgggCCGCGACCAAGCCCACAGCCCAATCGGGCTCTCTCGACCGTTGGGCCCCAGCTCGATTATCTCTGCCCAACGAAGCTCGATTAGGTTTGGGTTGCGATGATCTGGCTGTGACAAttgggcttcttcttcttttacttcTGTTTTTACATGGTCACTGTTTAAgacaattgttgtttttttttttccttacagATGGCTGAACAACAaactataaaatttacttatgttcataCTCATCGAATATTACCGCCCGGAATGCGAATTACTACTCATTGTGGGATCAAACACCTTGAGGCGATGCGTCGTGCTCTAGACCGATACAAGTTATTAGATAGATTCCTACAGGGCCCATTAGGACATTTCTTAAAGATACCTTTGTCTCTCCATTTGACTGCACCACAATTGATATATCATGTTCTACTTAGGGATGTGACATTTTCAGGTGCCCACCACGATGAGATGTGGTTCGAGATTGGTGGCACACCATATAGGTACGGGAGGCAGGAGTTCATACTTATTAGTGGACTCCGATTTGGGGCTATTGATAGGGAAAGCCTTGAACCGAAACCTATTGAGCCGGAGAGTTTACGTGCTCGACTATTTCCACAACATAAGAAGGGGGTGACTGGAGACGACCTTGAATTACTTATTAGTACCAGAGAGGACATGGTTTCAGAGGATGCCCTGAAACTGATTTACATTGCTGTGGTCGATATGTTTTTGTTGGGCCAGGATGAGCGCGGGCATGTGGATGATTTCTTGTGGACTATGGCTGAAGATTTACAAGCATTTGAGATGTTCCCTTGGGGTACGTATGTCTACAGTAAGAGTCAACATTACATCCGATTGGccacgaaagaaagaaaattgactgGTGAAGGTGGGAAGAAAATCAACCTTTATGGTTTTGTATGGGCGTTTCAGGTACTCTTtccttattgtatatgatttgcCTATAATAactaaatgtttgttttgttttttaatttttatttttatttttatttttattttgctctctacagtggtggttgatcgaaaTGTTCCCATGGATTCAGAATAAATGGGCCGTTAGACTGTCTGATGCAGACATTCCAAGATGCAGAAAATGGCTATAAAAAAAAAGGCCgcagataaaaaattacaacgATTGTCTTAGGAAGGAAGTAAGTGTGCAACTTAcctttaaattttgtttatttttaaatcatatctatctaaataatacaattttgcaGGCACGAGGATCGAGTCCGACTCTTGAGCCCACTGATGATGAGCGGGAAACGAATTTTTGGAGATCTTTTAACCCTCAACACTCGATTGGGGTCGATGTCTATAAATTTGAGGGCGGAGGGggtgaagaggaggaagagaatggCGGGGATGAGGATGAGGACATGGATGAGGATAAGGTGAGTAGGATACATTTAGatgagaagggaaaggaagagaatggggaggagaaggataaggagaAGGCAAGATTTCCTGATAGTTCGCACCACGGACAATACGAGAtaggggtatgatttttatttaataatggttttaatttatattttttgtaattgtttatatattttttataggaggGAAAGAAGGAGAAGGATAAAGAGAAGGCAAGATTCTCTGATAGTTTGCACCACGGACAATACAAGGTAGgggtataatttttatttaataatgattttaatttatattttttgtaattatttatatattttttataggaggGAAATGGGGAGAAGGATAAGGAAGAGGTAAGATTCGTTGATAGTTCGCACCACGGATAATACGAGGTAGgggtataatttttattatcataatggttttatattttttttaattatttatattttttttgtttgccttTTGTAGATCACCGAGATGCTGAAACAAACTCTAGATATGTTGCGGAGAATAGATGGGGAAATGAGTCAGGTGAGGACACAATTGTTGAGACTAGAGAAGGCGCAAGAATCACTAGAGAGGGGCAAGCAGCACTAGAGAGGGGGCAGGCAGCACTATGTGCTCATCTACGCATCCCGCATATTTCCCCAGATCACAGCGATAATGTTCATGAGCAGTCCCAGGGTGGTGATCAGGTATATCTTGATCATCACGATGAGGAGCAGGCATCTACATCTAGagtaaatttcaaatttacttttatacgttttacttcattctaaaatactattttgtaaCGGTTAGGTTTTGTTCAGTTACGGGAGGAGGAAGTGGTTAGGGTCGAATAACAGTGATTgtctcaaataacagtgattgttaagaaattacattctaatttttgagcaagtttattatcatagcattattatcttgctttgtccaatattattagaagcaattgatcatgtgttggttgtgttgatggtggatggacatcctcacacaa
This window of the Diospyros lotus cultivar Yz01 chromosome 5, ASM1463336v1, whole genome shotgun sequence genome carries:
- the LOC127802391 gene encoding calmodulin-binding protein 60 B-like isoform X9, translating into MEMKWNSNHQRDDDDGSEVPNRESKRRCSLADVDGDPIREHELETKLEAMMKRVGVLEKKLESFHHSSSSVDGDAMRQRELETKLEAMVKRVEELEEKLASFHHSSSRSSFDPSQRRGFQLHFDGKLLATTYTYSGIESEDSKPVKIVIYDASNKIISSGPLSSMKVGIVPLDGDFGANDQGDWTEQEFNAKIVHAREGKKPLVTGELEIILRNGVGEIKNVSFTDNSSWIRSRRFRLGARAVSSIPNEVRVREARSEPFMVKDQRGEPYKKRHPPHLDDEIWRLEIISKDGVFHKRLSGKGITTIQHFLKSYYMDPSSLRKLLGISDKRWKTITEHATACVPDEKLYAYHREGETLVFNSVFKVVGGIFGGQIYHSRDELCAVHKDLVDNMTIHAYKNMNDFVQLDQPWLFHSLPSNLLADQFANPIASLQHSNFAGLNQGQLDIPPDSNLFASPEYTNVTQDYSLPEGYGNPYFHPTATSFCSNWPPSMQIGENYQAETSTRESNGWFSTQSRGGAGWLLSSKSGRRKAWWFMIRAALKWVMSPRRAVAF
- the LOC127802394 gene encoding uncharacterized protein LOC127802394 → MWFEIGGTPYRYGRQEFILISGLRFGAIDRESLEPKPIEPESLRARLFPQHKKGVTGDDLELLISTREDMVSEDALKLIYIAVVDMFLLGQDERGHVDDFLWTMAEDLQAFEMFPWGTYVYSKSQHYIRLATKERKLTGEGGKKINLYGFVWAFQWWLIEMFPWIQNKWAVRLSDADIPRCRKWL